A single region of the Thermoanaerobaculum aquaticum genome encodes:
- a CDS encoding hydrogenase maturation protease has translation MMGPPPPPAPILVVGVGNVLLADDGVGVLLARELATRCLPHAEVLDGGTLGLALLPYLEGRQALVLLDAMRGEVPGELQWLSWPLPPHWGRARGLSTHEGSALELLAAAELTGALPPKVWLGVVTAGEVSTRIGLSQALQERFPSLLRKVEAFVLELARSIGVEIPSSGASKL, from the coding sequence ATGATGGGCCCACCCCCGCCTCCGGCTCCCATTTTGGTGGTGGGGGTGGGCAACGTGCTTTTGGCGGACGACGGCGTGGGTGTTCTGCTGGCCAGGGAGCTGGCCACGCGCTGCTTACCGCACGCGGAGGTGCTTGACGGCGGTACTTTGGGTTTGGCCTTGCTGCCCTATCTTGAAGGGCGACAGGCCCTGGTGCTTTTGGATGCCATGCGGGGTGAGGTCCCCGGAGAGCTCCAATGGCTTTCCTGGCCGCTTCCGCCCCACTGGGGGCGGGCGCGGGGCCTTTCCACCCACGAGGGCAGTGCGCTGGAGCTGCTGGCTGCCGCCGAGCTTACCGGCGCGTTACCACCGAAAGTCTGGCTGGGGGTTGTCACTGCCGGTGAGGTGTCAACGCGAATAGGCCTTTCCCAAGCCCTGCAGGAGCGCTTTCCGAGCTTGCTTCGTAAGGTTGAGGCCTTTGTCCTTGAGCTGGCGCGCTCCATCGGGGTGGAAATTCCCAGCTCCGGGGCGAGCAAGCTTTGA
- a CDS encoding nickel-dependent hydrogenase large subunit, which produces MAKERIVVDPVTRIEGHLRIEAVLGEDGRIREALSSGTMWRGLEIILQGRDPRDAWAFCERICGVCTTVHALASVRAVENALGIVVPPNGEIIRNIMELTQYVQDHVIHFYHLHALDWVDVVSALKADPKATAELAQKVSPKWPYSSPGYFSDVLATLKRFVESGQLGIFQNAYWGHPAYKLPPEANLMAVAHYLEALRWQKEIIKIHTVFGGKNPHPNYLVGGMACAIDLESDNAINVERLNLVKAKIEEAFAIVEHLYLPDLLAVASFYPEWAGIGAGLGNYLAYGDLPLTHPSDPASFRFPRGVILNRNLNEVLPVDLEDPDQIREEVAHSWYQYPAGKQALHPYEGETQPHYTGPRPPYEYLDESKAYSWLKSPRWKGHAVEVGPLARVLVGYASGKEEFKEVVHEALGKLGVPPGALFSTLGRTAARGLETKLAVHWLMEEYNRLVANLKAGDRAVANTERWDPSTWPQSCKGFGFTEAPRGALAHWVHIQDGKIARYQIVVPSTWNASPRDSKGQHGAYEAALLGTPVADPKQPVEILRTIHSFDPCLACASHLLGPEGELLSEVVVR; this is translated from the coding sequence ATGGCCAAAGAACGGATCGTGGTGGATCCGGTGACCCGCATTGAGGGTCACCTGCGCATTGAAGCGGTTTTGGGTGAGGATGGCAGGATCCGCGAGGCGCTGTCCTCGGGCACCATGTGGCGGGGGCTGGAGATCATCCTTCAGGGCCGCGATCCCCGCGACGCCTGGGCTTTTTGTGAGCGCATTTGCGGGGTTTGCACTACGGTGCACGCCCTTGCTTCGGTGCGAGCGGTGGAAAACGCCTTGGGCATCGTGGTTCCCCCCAACGGGGAAATCATTCGAAACATCATGGAGCTCACCCAGTACGTGCAGGACCACGTGATTCACTTTTACCACCTGCACGCTTTGGACTGGGTGGATGTGGTGTCGGCGCTCAAGGCGGATCCCAAAGCCACGGCGGAGCTGGCGCAGAAGGTTTCGCCCAAATGGCCCTACTCGTCGCCGGGCTACTTCAGCGATGTGCTGGCCACACTCAAGCGCTTTGTGGAATCGGGGCAGCTGGGGATCTTCCAAAACGCCTACTGGGGTCACCCCGCCTACAAGTTGCCGCCGGAAGCCAACCTCATGGCGGTGGCACACTACCTGGAGGCGCTGCGCTGGCAAAAGGAAATCATCAAGATCCACACCGTGTTCGGTGGCAAAAACCCGCACCCCAACTACCTGGTGGGCGGCATGGCCTGTGCCATTGACCTGGAAAGCGACAACGCCATCAACGTGGAGCGGCTCAACCTGGTAAAGGCAAAAATCGAAGAGGCTTTTGCTATTGTCGAGCACCTCTACTTGCCGGATTTGCTGGCTGTGGCTTCCTTCTATCCGGAATGGGCGGGCATCGGTGCCGGGCTGGGCAACTACCTGGCTTACGGCGACTTGCCCCTCACCCACCCGTCGGATCCGGCCAGCTTCCGCTTCCCCCGGGGGGTCATCCTCAACCGCAACCTTAACGAGGTGCTGCCGGTGGATTTGGAGGACCCCGACCAAATCCGCGAGGAGGTGGCTCATTCCTGGTACCAGTACCCCGCAGGCAAACAGGCGCTGCACCCCTACGAGGGCGAAACCCAGCCCCACTACACCGGGCCCAGGCCGCCTTACGAGTACCTGGACGAGAGCAAAGCCTACTCGTGGCTAAAGTCCCCGCGGTGGAAAGGGCACGCGGTGGAAGTGGGACCTCTGGCCCGGGTGCTGGTGGGCTACGCCTCGGGGAAGGAAGAGTTCAAGGAGGTTGTGCACGAAGCCCTGGGCAAGCTGGGTGTGCCTCCTGGGGCGCTGTTCTCCACCTTGGGTCGCACCGCGGCCCGGGGTTTGGAGACCAAGCTGGCCGTCCATTGGCTCATGGAGGAGTACAACCGCCTGGTGGCCAACCTCAAGGCCGGGGACCGGGCGGTGGCCAACACCGAGCGCTGGGATCCCAGCACCTGGCCGCAGTCCTGCAAGGGCTTTGGCTTTACCGAGGCTCCCCGCGGGGCCCTGGCGCACTGGGTGCACATCCAGGACGGCAAGATTGCCCGTTACCAAATCGTGGTGCCCTCCACCTGGAACGCTTCGCCCCGGGACAGCAAGGGGCAGCACGGGGCTTACGAAGCCGCGCTTTTGGGCACACCGGTGGCCGATCCCAAGCAGCCGGTGGAAATCCTGCGCACCATTCACTCCTTTGACCCCTGCCTGGCGTGCGCGTCGCACCTTTTGGGACCCGAAGGCGAGCTTTTGAGCGAAGTGGTGGTGCGGTAG
- the hypB gene encoding hydrogenase nickel incorporation protein HypB: MSPTADVRAQILEANRQAAEALRTRFLQEKTLVVNLISSPGSGKTTLLEATLARLSGKLKTAVLVGDIATERDADRIRKLGLPAYQILTGGACHLDARQVQGALEKAGFGALDILFIENVGNLICPTSYDLGEDFKVVLLSLTEGDDKPFKYPAIFARASVALLTKVDLLGIVDFDVEAVERQIRTLNPHGEILRVSAKTGEGMEAWCRKLEHALVAKRA; the protein is encoded by the coding sequence ATGAGTCCCACGGCAGACGTACGCGCGCAAATTCTGGAGGCCAACCGCCAGGCGGCGGAAGCGTTGCGCACCCGCTTTTTGCAGGAAAAAACCCTGGTGGTGAACCTGATTTCCTCGCCGGGGTCGGGCAAGACCACGCTTTTGGAAGCCACCCTGGCGCGGCTTTCCGGCAAGCTCAAAACCGCGGTGCTGGTGGGGGACATTGCCACCGAGCGGGATGCCGATCGTATCAGGAAGCTGGGGCTTCCCGCCTACCAAATCCTCACCGGCGGGGCGTGTCATTTGGATGCCCGGCAGGTGCAAGGGGCTTTGGAAAAAGCCGGCTTCGGGGCGCTGGACATCCTCTTCATCGAAAACGTGGGCAACCTCATTTGCCCCACCTCTTACGATTTGGGCGAGGACTTTAAGGTCGTGCTGCTTTCCTTAACCGAAGGGGATGACAAGCCGTTCAAGTACCCGGCCATCTTTGCCCGGGCCAGCGTGGCTTTGCTCACCAAGGTTGACCTTTTGGGCATCGTGGACTTCGATGTGGAGGCGGTGGAACGGCAAATCCGCACCTTAAACCCCCACGGGGAAATCTTGCGGGTTTCGGCCAAAACCGGCGAGGGCATGGAGGCGTGGTGTCGGAAGCTCGAGCACGCGCTGGTCGCCAAGCGCGCCTGA
- the cybH gene encoding Ni/Fe-hydrogenase, b-type cytochrome subunit, with protein MTTYVEPLDPNDVVARPHRYFRRKYVWEWPIRVFHWVNAVCLTVLFLTGLYIAAPLLAPAGEPYGNFVMAWVRKIHFTTAFIFLVNFLWRIYWFWMGNNYARSGFPFIWRRQWWKDLWRQTTDYLKLQKGHVHLGHNALGGLVYTVFVIALGWAQIFTGLALYSESNPGGFWDKLVGWVIPLLGGSMATRTWHHFFAWGFVVFAILHVYIVFYDGLQYKNGLISAMISGEKFYQEGDIDHDTWLS; from the coding sequence ATGACGACCTACGTGGAGCCTCTGGATCCCAACGATGTGGTGGCACGACCACACCGCTACTTTCGCCGCAAGTACGTGTGGGAGTGGCCCATCCGCGTGTTTCACTGGGTTAACGCGGTGTGCCTGACGGTTTTGTTCCTCACCGGCCTTTACATTGCCGCCCCGCTTTTGGCCCCCGCCGGCGAGCCCTACGGCAACTTCGTGATGGCATGGGTCCGCAAGATCCACTTCACCACCGCGTTCATCTTCTTGGTCAACTTCCTGTGGCGTATTTACTGGTTTTGGATGGGCAACAACTACGCCCGTTCGGGTTTCCCCTTCATTTGGCGGCGACAGTGGTGGAAAGACCTCTGGCGCCAGACCACCGATTACCTGAAGTTGCAAAAGGGCCACGTTCACCTGGGTCACAACGCCCTGGGTGGGCTGGTGTACACGGTTTTCGTGATTGCCCTGGGGTGGGCGCAGATCTTCACCGGCCTTGCCCTGTACTCGGAGTCCAACCCTGGAGGGTTCTGGGACAAGCTGGTGGGTTGGGTTATTCCGCTGTTGGGCGGGTCCATGGCGACCCGCACGTGGCACCACTTCTTTGCCTGGGGCTTTGTGGTGTTTGCCATTCTGCACGTGTACATCGTCTTCTACGACGGCCTCCAGTACAAAAACGGTTTGATTTCCGCCATGATTTCCGGTGAGAAGTTCTACCAGGAGGGGGATATTGATCACGACACCTGGCTCTCCTGA
- a CDS encoding SDR family oxidoreductase yields MRNAAGLRVFITGGSSGIGAALARRFAQLKAKVVIAARSQERLEAVCQGIRAQGGWAQAVVCDVTDSLSVEKAVAFARESLGGLDVVVANAGFGVVGRVEELTLEDFERQFETNVYGVIRTVKAALPALKESRGVLAIMGSVSGYFPTPGASAYAMSKFAVRALAESLRGELRPYGVSVVLISPGFVESNIRRVDNRGILRPEAPDPVPPWLIMPAEKAAKLMVRAILKRKPELVVTGHGKLAVFLARHFPRLTRALVSRSQARRQPGRN; encoded by the coding sequence ATGAGAAACGCAGCGGGTTTGCGGGTTTTTATTACCGGAGGGTCATCGGGGATAGGGGCAGCTCTGGCCCGGCGTTTTGCTCAGCTCAAGGCCAAAGTGGTCATTGCGGCTCGCTCCCAAGAGCGCCTGGAGGCGGTTTGCCAGGGCATTCGCGCCCAGGGTGGCTGGGCGCAAGCGGTGGTGTGCGACGTGACCGATTCCCTTTCGGTGGAGAAAGCGGTGGCCTTTGCTAGGGAAAGCCTCGGGGGTTTGGACGTAGTGGTGGCCAACGCCGGCTTTGGCGTGGTGGGGAGGGTGGAGGAGTTAACCCTCGAGGACTTTGAGCGCCAGTTTGAAACCAACGTGTACGGGGTCATCCGCACGGTGAAGGCCGCTTTACCGGCGCTCAAGGAAAGCCGCGGGGTCCTGGCCATCATGGGGTCGGTTTCCGGTTACTTTCCAACTCCGGGGGCTTCAGCTTACGCCATGAGCAAGTTTGCGGTGCGGGCGTTGGCGGAAAGCCTGCGGGGAGAGCTGCGTCCCTACGGGGTAAGCGTGGTGCTCATTTCCCCGGGGTTTGTGGAAAGCAACATTCGCCGCGTGGACAACCGCGGCATCCTGCGCCCGGAAGCTCCCGATCCTGTGCCACCGTGGCTGATCATGCCGGCGGAAAAGGCCGCCAAGCTCATGGTGCGGGCGATTTTGAAACGGAAGCCCGAGCTGGTGGTCACCGGGCACGGGAAGTTGGCGGTCTTTTTGGCCCGGCACTTCCCCCGACTTACCCGGGCTCTGGTTTCCCGCTCACAGGCCCGCCGCCAGCCCGGACGTAACTAG
- a CDS encoding hydrogenase maturation nickel metallochaperone HypA/HybF gives MHETSIALEILKTSETVLAQHGGSRILRVKVAVGELSAVEPELLRYAWEAVTVGGPAEGSRLEVDFLPARQFCPTCGPVARAPGAWVPLCLSCGAPLLVEGGNELDLVQVEFEVDGEKP, from the coding sequence ATGCACGAGACCTCCATTGCCCTGGAAATCCTGAAAACCAGCGAAACCGTCCTTGCCCAGCACGGCGGCAGTCGGATCCTGCGGGTGAAGGTGGCGGTGGGGGAGCTTTCGGCGGTGGAGCCCGAGCTTTTGCGCTACGCCTGGGAAGCGGTCACCGTTGGGGGTCCGGCGGAGGGCTCGCGTTTGGAGGTGGATTTTTTGCCAGCCAGGCAGTTTTGCCCCACCTGCGGACCGGTTGCCCGGGCTCCCGGGGCCTGGGTTCCCCTGTGCCTTTCCTGCGGGGCCCCGCTTTTGGTGGAAGGGGGCAACGAGCTGGACCTGGTGCAGGTGGAGTTTGAGGTGGATGGAGAAAAGCCATGA
- a CDS encoding hydrogenase small subunit — protein sequence MGEKGKWPTTYEVLSSHGVSRRDFLRFCTVTAAALGLPASQVARVVEALETKPRLPVIWLHGLECTCCSESFIRSSHPIAADIVLNMISLDYDDTLQAAAGHQVEEIRERIMREYPGRYVLAVEGNAPTKDGGIYCTVAGKTFLEILQETAKGAMAVIAWGSCASNGCVQAAKPNPTGAKPVHELIKDKPVINVPGCPPIAEVMTGVLTYILTFDRLPELDRFGRPKMFYGQRIHDKCYRRAFFDAGQFVESWDDEGARKGWCLYKMGCRGPMTYNSCSTFKWNNGVSFPIGSGHGCIGCSEANFWDNGPFYERLTAVPLPGVEATADEIGKTVAVAAGVGVAAHFASFAVKRIAQIRKERAQAASKEE from the coding sequence ATGGGGGAAAAGGGAAAGTGGCCAACGACCTATGAGGTTCTTTCCAGTCATGGGGTTAGCCGCCGGGACTTCTTGCGCTTTTGCACCGTCACCGCGGCTGCCCTGGGCCTACCCGCTTCGCAGGTGGCGCGGGTGGTGGAAGCGCTGGAGACCAAGCCGCGGCTGCCGGTCATTTGGCTGCACGGCCTGGAGTGCACCTGCTGCAGTGAGTCCTTCATTCGCTCCTCCCATCCCATTGCCGCGGATATCGTGCTCAACATGATCTCGCTGGATTACGACGATACCTTGCAAGCCGCGGCAGGGCATCAGGTGGAAGAAATCCGCGAGCGGATCATGCGGGAGTATCCCGGGCGCTACGTGCTGGCGGTGGAAGGGAATGCGCCCACAAAGGATGGGGGCATTTACTGCACCGTGGCGGGGAAGACGTTTTTGGAAATCCTGCAAGAAACGGCAAAAGGCGCCATGGCGGTGATTGCTTGGGGTTCCTGCGCGTCCAACGGCTGTGTGCAGGCGGCCAAGCCCAACCCCACGGGCGCCAAGCCGGTCCATGAGCTCATCAAAGACAAGCCGGTGATCAACGTCCCCGGCTGTCCACCCATTGCCGAGGTCATGACCGGGGTGCTCACTTACATCCTCACCTTTGATCGCCTGCCGGAGTTAGATCGCTTTGGACGACCCAAGATGTTTTACGGCCAGCGCATCCACGACAAGTGTTACCGCCGGGCTTTCTTTGACGCCGGTCAGTTCGTGGAAAGCTGGGACGACGAAGGTGCGCGGAAGGGCTGGTGCCTGTACAAAATGGGTTGTCGGGGCCCCATGACCTACAACTCGTGCTCCACGTTCAAGTGGAACAATGGAGTTTCGTTCCCCATTGGTTCTGGCCATGGCTGCATTGGTTGCTCCGAGGCCAACTTTTGGGACAACGGACCGTTTTACGAGCGGTTGACCGCGGTGCCGTTGCCAGGGGTGGAAGCTACCGCCGATGAAATCGGCAAGACCGTGGCGGTGGCCGCCGGTGTGGGTGTTGCCGCGCACTTTGCCTCTTTTGCGGTGAAAAGGATCGCGCAAATAAGAAAAGAGCGGGCACAAGCCGCCAGCAAGGAAGAGTAA
- the hypF gene encoding carbamoyltransferase HypF, which yields MSEARARAGRQARLRVRLTCTGVVQGVGFRPAVYRHAVAWGLSGFVANSPEGAVIEVEGEAELVEGFVRALPAALPPRARLERVQREELPLRGEEGFSVVESLPGRRKQALVPPDLALCRDCRQDMEDPKNRRFHYPFTTCTNCGPRYSLAISLPYDRSRTAMACFPLCPDCQREYTDPQDRRFHAEPLCCPACGPRLTLLAPDGRLLAEEQSALEKARELLAAGKILAVKGLGGFQLACRADREGPVRRLRQRKNRQAKPFALMVRELSVARELVALEAAEEALLTSPEAPIVLAPRRRQARVAPAVAPGLADLGVMLPTTPLHVELFRDAPYEALVMTSGNASDEPICRTNREALARLATIADAFLVHNRDVVRRVDDSVARSHPQGPYLVRRSRGYVPAPLPLPEPTPEPVLAAGGFLQATVAVAVEGEAFVSQHVGDLDTELARLFLAEVAANLEEFLQVQPKVVAVDTHPDYPSRLWGERLAASRGGEVLAVQHHLAHAAAVLGEHRAFPREGQEAAAITLDGTGYGEDGTAWGGELLALSGDLRWWRLGSLRPLPLLGGEAAVREPFRVAVAALACAGEEKLAWKLFPRERERLEKLVPLVKNPWPLASGAGRVFEAAGAILGLGEVNRYEGEQALRLEAVASLFRGPAKPWPHLQELLREPVLRSDGLLVELAKRRLAGLSRRRLAAEFHASFAWLLAALAERVFAGRRLVACGGGCMVNRLLRSFLRRELESRGFTVLFPENLPAGDGGLSYGQAVVAAVALARGTRPVFQGGGPCA from the coding sequence GTGTCGGAAGCTCGAGCACGCGCTGGTCGCCAAGCGCGCCTGAGGGTGCGCCTCACCTGCACCGGCGTGGTGCAGGGGGTGGGCTTTCGCCCGGCGGTGTACCGCCACGCCGTGGCCTGGGGTCTTTCCGGCTTTGTGGCCAACTCGCCGGAAGGGGCGGTGATTGAGGTGGAGGGGGAAGCGGAGCTGGTGGAAGGGTTTGTCCGCGCGCTTCCCGCTGCCCTGCCCCCCCGGGCGCGGTTGGAGCGCGTGCAGCGCGAGGAGCTTCCCCTCCGCGGTGAGGAGGGCTTTTCGGTGGTGGAAAGCCTCCCCGGGAGGCGAAAGCAAGCCCTGGTCCCCCCGGATTTGGCGCTGTGCCGGGATTGCCGGCAGGACATGGAGGACCCCAAAAACCGCCGCTTTCACTACCCCTTCACCACCTGCACCAACTGCGGGCCGCGCTACTCGCTGGCCATCTCGCTGCCCTATGACCGCTCCCGGACGGCCATGGCCTGCTTCCCCCTTTGCCCAGACTGCCAGCGGGAGTACACCGATCCGCAAGACCGCCGGTTTCACGCCGAACCTCTGTGCTGTCCCGCTTGTGGCCCCAGGCTCACGTTGCTGGCGCCGGATGGGAGGCTTTTGGCGGAAGAACAAAGCGCTTTGGAAAAAGCCAGGGAGCTTCTGGCGGCGGGGAAGATTTTGGCGGTCAAGGGGCTGGGCGGGTTTCAGCTGGCCTGCCGGGCCGACCGGGAAGGCCCGGTGCGCCGGCTGCGCCAGAGGAAAAACCGCCAGGCCAAGCCCTTTGCCCTTATGGTGCGGGAGCTTTCGGTGGCCCGGGAGCTGGTGGCGCTGGAAGCTGCGGAAGAAGCGCTACTCACCTCGCCGGAAGCCCCCATTGTGCTGGCTCCCCGGCGCCGCCAGGCGCGGGTGGCCCCGGCGGTGGCCCCGGGGCTTGCGGATCTGGGGGTGATGCTGCCAACCACGCCGCTCCACGTGGAGCTCTTCCGGGATGCCCCTTACGAAGCGCTGGTCATGACCTCGGGAAACGCCTCCGATGAGCCCATTTGCCGCACCAACCGCGAGGCTTTGGCGCGGCTGGCCACCATTGCCGACGCTTTTCTCGTGCACAACCGCGATGTGGTGCGGCGGGTGGATGATTCGGTGGCCCGCAGCCACCCCCAGGGGCCCTACCTGGTTCGCCGCTCCCGGGGCTACGTGCCGGCACCTTTGCCTTTGCCGGAGCCTACCCCCGAACCGGTTTTGGCCGCCGGCGGCTTCCTGCAGGCTACGGTGGCCGTAGCTGTGGAAGGGGAGGCTTTCGTAAGCCAGCACGTGGGGGATTTGGACACTGAGCTGGCCCGCCTCTTTTTGGCCGAGGTGGCTGCCAATCTCGAGGAGTTCCTCCAGGTGCAGCCCAAGGTGGTGGCGGTGGACACCCACCCCGACTACCCCTCGCGGCTGTGGGGGGAGAGGCTTGCCGCCTCCCGGGGCGGGGAGGTTTTGGCGGTGCAGCACCATTTGGCCCACGCGGCAGCGGTTTTGGGGGAGCACCGGGCTTTTCCCCGGGAAGGGCAGGAAGCGGCTGCCATCACCCTTGACGGCACCGGCTACGGGGAGGATGGCACCGCCTGGGGTGGGGAGCTTTTGGCGCTTTCCGGGGATTTGCGATGGTGGCGGCTGGGGTCCCTGCGGCCCCTGCCGCTTCTGGGGGGAGAGGCCGCGGTGCGGGAACCCTTTCGGGTGGCGGTGGCGGCCCTTGCCTGTGCGGGCGAGGAAAAGCTGGCGTGGAAGCTTTTCCCCCGGGAGCGGGAGCGCTTGGAAAAGCTGGTGCCGCTGGTCAAGAACCCCTGGCCTCTGGCCTCCGGTGCTGGCCGGGTATTTGAGGCGGCGGGGGCCATCCTGGGGCTGGGGGAGGTGAACCGCTATGAAGGGGAGCAGGCCTTGCGGCTGGAAGCGGTAGCAAGCCTCTTTCGCGGGCCGGCCAAACCCTGGCCCCATCTGCAGGAGCTGCTGCGGGAACCGGTCCTTCGCAGCGATGGGCTTTTGGTGGAGCTGGCAAAAAGGCGTCTTGCTGGCCTTTCCCGGCGACGCCTGGCGGCGGAGTTTCATGCCAGCTTCGCCTGGCTTTTGGCAGCGCTGGCCGAGCGGGTTTTTGCTGGCAGGAGGCTTGTGGCCTGCGGCGGCGGGTGCATGGTCAACCGCCTGCTTCGCAGCTTCCTCCGGCGGGAGCTGGAATCCCGGGGCTTTACCGTGCTTTTCCCGGAAAACCTGCCGGCGGGTGACGGGGGTTTAAGCTACGGTCAGGCGGTGGTGGCGGCGGTAGCTTTGGCGCGCGGCACGCGCCCAGTATTCCAAGGAGGTGGCCCATGTGCTTAG